From Apium graveolens cultivar Ventura chromosome 9, ASM990537v1, whole genome shotgun sequence, the proteins below share one genomic window:
- the LOC141685032 gene encoding uncharacterized protein LOC141685032, whose translation MGFSSRWVQWMLMCVTSVSYSIYFHGLSLSLKVASNNAVISGCRICPQAPAITHLLFADDSFLFFKASAEEATSVKEILNQYEFFSVQPVNYQKSAIFFSSNVRTDKQAEIKNILQVHNDIGNSKYLGLPSLIGKSKKSVFNYLKDKIWAKVKSWNTKLLSRVGKALLLRNVAQTIPANTMSCFLIPKS comes from the exons ATGGGTTTCTCCTCTAGATGGGTTCAATGGATGTTGATGTGCGTGACTTCTGTTTCGTATTCCATCTATTTTCATG GACTTTCCCTTTCGCTTAAAGTTGCTTCAAATAACGCTGTCATTAGTGGGTGCCGTATATGTCCTCAAGCTCCAGCCATTACCCACCTTCTCTTCGCGGACGATAGTTTCTTGTTTTTCAAGGCATCAGCAGAAGAAGCTACTTCTGTCAAAGAGATTCTTAATCAATACGAGTTTTTTTCTGTCCAACCAGTGAATTATCAAAAGTCTGCAATCTTTTTCAGTTCTAATGTTCGTACTGATAAGCAAGCTGAGATAAAAAATATACTTCAAGTGCATAATGATATTGGAAATAGTAAGTATTTGGGGCTTCCTTCGCTCATTGGAAAGTCAAAGAAGTCAGTCTTTAATTATCTCAAAGACAAAATTTGGGCTAAGGTCAAAAGCTGGAACACGAAGTTGCTTTCAAGAGTAGGGAAAGCTCTATTATTGCGTAATGTTGCTCAAACTATACCTGCCAACACAATGTCATGCTTTTTAATCCCTAAGTCGTAA
- the LOC141683898 gene encoding dicarboxylate transporter 2.1, chloroplastic-like produces MESLALITSTIPSFSPSRFSLHLKSPPLSLHLKPTISPLRSPSFQNQSFLSHSLPKPIKTPKLIPPISSSATSLPITDSKPQGAKLIPLFFSVAVGLIIRFLVPRPIDVTPQAWQLLSIFISTIAGLVLSPLPVGAWAFLGLTTSIITKTLTFSTAFGAFTNEVIWLIVISFFFARGFVKTGLGDRIATYFVKWLGKSTLGLSYGLTLSEALIAPAMPSTTARAGGVFLPIIKSLSLSAGSKPGDPSARKLGAYLVQSQFQSAGNSSALFLTAAAQNLLCLKLAEELGVIIANPWVSWFKAASLPAFVSLLATPFILYKLYPPETKDTPEAPAMAAAKLELMGPVTKNEWTMIGTMLLAVSLWICGDALGIPSVVAAMLGLSILLLLGVLDWDDCLSEKSAWDTLAWFAVLVGMAGQLTNLGIVSWMSNSVAKVLQSLSLSWPAAFGVLQASYFLIHYLFASQTGHVGALYSAFFAMHLAAGVPGVLAALALAYNTNLFGAITHYSSGQAAVYFGAGYVDLPDVFKMGFIMALVNAVIWGVVGTVWWKFLGLY; encoded by the exons ATGGAAAGCTTAGCACTAATCACATCAACAATCCCATCTTTCTCCCCTTCTCGCTTCTCCCTCCACCTCAAATCTCCCCCACTCTCTCTCCACCTCAAACCCACAATCTCTCCCCTCAGATCACCATCTTTTCAAAACCAATCTTTTCTCTCCCACTCTCTCCCAAAACCCATCAAAACCCCCAAACTAATTCCCCCCATTTCATCATCAGCCACATCTCTCCCAATCACAGACTCAAAACCCCAAGGTGCAAAGCTCATTCCTTTGTTTTTCTCAGTTGCAGTTGGTCTAATTATCAGATTCTTGGTTCCAAGACCTATTGATGTAACTCCACAAGCTTGGCAATTACTTTCAATCTTTATATCTACAATTGCTGGTCTTGTTTTGAGTCCTTTACCAGTTGGTGCTTGGGCTTTTTTAGGCCTTACAACTTCAATTATTACCAAGACTCTAACTTTTTCTACTGCATTTGGGGCTTTTACTAATGAAGTTATTTGGTTGATTGTCATTTCTTTCTTTTTCGCTCGCGGGTTTGTTAAGACTGGATTAGGTGATAGAATTGCTACTTATTTTGTGAAATGGTTAGGGAAAAGTACATTGGGTTTGTCGTATGGATTGACTTTGAGTGAAGCTTTGATTGCTCCGGCAATGCCTAGTACTACTGCTAGAGCTGGTGGGGTTTTCTTGCCTATTATTAAATCGTTGTCGTTGTCCGCGGGGAGTAAGCCTGGTGATCCTTCTGCCAGAAAGCTTGGGGCTTATCTTGTACAATCTCAGTTTCAG TCCGCTGGTAACTCTAGTGCACTTTTCCTGACTGCTGCAGCTCAAAACTTGTTGTGTCTCAAGCTAGCTGAGGAACTAGGGGTTATAATTGCAAATCCATGGGTTTCATGGTTCAAGGCGGCTTCTTTACCCGCATTTGTATCTCTTCTAGCTACTCCATTTATCTTGTACAAACTTTATCCTCCTGAAACTAAAGATACACCTGAGGCCCCAGCTATGGCTGCTGCAAAGCTTGAGCTTATGGGTCCCGTGACAAAAAATGAATGGACGATGATTGGCACAATGCTTCTTGCTGTCTCTTTGTGGATATGTGG AGATGCTCTTGGTATACCAAGTGTCGTTGCTGCTATGCTTGGCTTGTCAATACTATTGTTGTTGGGGGTGCTTGATTGGGATGACTGTTTAAGTGAAAAATCAGCTTGGGATACTCTGGCTTGGTTTGCTGTTCTTGTGGGTATGGCAGGCCAACTGACAAACCTCGGTATAGTATCCTGGATGTCTAACAGTGTAGCTAAAGTTCTTCAGTCCCTCTCTTTGAGCTGGCCAGCTGCATTTGGGGTTCTTCAGGCATCTTATTTCTTGATCCACTATTTATTTGCAAGTCAAACTGGTCATGTTGGAGCTCTATACTCTGCATTTTTTGCCATGCACCTAGCAGCCGGGGTGCCGGGTGTGTTAGCTGCACTTGCTTTAGCGTATAACACGAATCTATTTGGTGCTATAACACATTATAGCAGTGGGCAGGCTGCTGTGTACTTTGGAG CTGGATATGTAGACCTTCCGGATGTATTTAAAATGGGATTCATAATGGCGCTTGTTAATGCTGTGATTTGGGGAGTTGTTGGGACGGTTTGGTGGAAATTCTTGGGCCTGTACTGA